The Caproicibacterium amylolyticum genome includes the window AGGGAGGAGGACGACACATGGCTAGACTGAAAGATTACTACAAGAGCGAGGTCGCGCCCGCCCTCATGAAGAAATTCTCTTACAAGAGCGTAATGCAGATTCCGAAGCTCGACAAGATTGTCATTAATGTTGGCGCTGGCGAAGCAAAGGAAAATGCCAAGATCATTGATTCCATTACCACTGATCTGATGGCAATTACCGGCCAGAAGCCGGCAGTCTGCAAAGCAAAGAAGAGCGTTGCAAACTTTAAGCTGCGCGAAGGCATGAACATCGGCGTGAAGGTTACCCTGCGCGGCAGCCACATGTACGAGTTTCTGGATCGCTTCTTCAACGTAGCACTGCCCCGCGTGCGCGACTTCCGCGGAATCAACCCCAACTCTTTTGACGGCCGCGGTAATTATAACCTCGGCATCAAAGAGCAGCTGATTTTCCCGGAAATCGAGTTCGATAAAATTGACAAAGTACGCGGCATGGACATCTGCTTCGTTACAACCGCGCAGAACGACGAGGAAGCCCGCGAGCTGCTAACGCTCATGGGCGCCCCGTTTGAGAAATAAGGAGGGTTTCCTGTGGCAAAAACATCTATGAAAGTTAAGCAGCGCCGCCCTGCGAAGTACTCTTCCCGTGAGTACAACCGCTGCAAGATCTGCGGCCGGCCGCATGGCTACCTTCGTAAGTTCGGCATTTGCCGCATTTGCTTCCGTGAGCTCGCCTACAAAGGCGAAATCCCGGGCGTAAGAAAGGCAAGCTGGTAAACGGCTAAGGAGGAAACGGAATGCAGATTACAGATACAATTGCAGACCTGCTTACCCGCATCCGCAACGCGAGTTCCGCAAAACATGCTACTGTGGAGATTCCCGCTTCTAACATGAAGAAGGCGATCTGCCAGATCCTGAAGGATGAAGGCTATGTTAAGAACTTTACTGTTGCGAACGACGGCAAACAGGGTGTCATTAAGGTAGAACTGAAGTATACAGAGGACCACAGCTCAGTTATTACTGGTCTGAAGCGCGTCAGCAAGCCCGGCCTGCGCATTTATTCCAGCGCAGAAGAGCTGCCCCGCGTAATGAAGGGCCTGGGTGTGGCTATTATCAGCACAAGCCATGGCGTTATGACCGACCGTGTAGCCCGCAAGGCTAACATCGGCGGCGAAGTCCTCGCATTTATTTGGTAATAAGGGGGTGCAGTAATGTCTCGAATTGGAAGAAAACCCATAAATATTCCCGCGGGCGTTGATGTAAAAGTCAATGGCAGCGTTGTGACCGTTAAGGGTCCAAAGGGTACCCTGACTAAAGAATTCCACCGGAACATGACAATCGCGGTGGAGGGCAACGAGATCCTCGTAACCCGTCCGAACGATACAAAAGAGAACAAGTCCCTGCACGGACTTACCCGTACAC containing:
- the rplE gene encoding 50S ribosomal protein L5, whose protein sequence is MARLKDYYKSEVAPALMKKFSYKSVMQIPKLDKIVINVGAGEAKENAKIIDSITTDLMAITGQKPAVCKAKKSVANFKLREGMNIGVKVTLRGSHMYEFLDRFFNVALPRVRDFRGINPNSFDGRGNYNLGIKEQLIFPEIEFDKIDKVRGMDICFVTTAQNDEEARELLTLMGAPFEK
- a CDS encoding type Z 30S ribosomal protein S14 — encoded protein: MAKTSMKVKQRRPAKYSSREYNRCKICGRPHGYLRKFGICRICFRELAYKGEIPGVRKASW
- the rpsH gene encoding 30S ribosomal protein S8 is translated as MQITDTIADLLTRIRNASSAKHATVEIPASNMKKAICQILKDEGYVKNFTVANDGKQGVIKVELKYTEDHSSVITGLKRVSKPGLRIYSSAEELPRVMKGLGVAIISTSHGVMTDRVARKANIGGEVLAFIW